The DNA segment GTTCCGTGTGGCTGCAGGATCTCGAGCATCGCCTGGTCGCCTCGGTGCCGTGGCAGGAACTGCCGGTCGAGCACCGCGCCGACTACGGCATCCTGCGCGCGCGACTGTCGGCGCTGCGGGCCGATCTCGACGAGGTCAAGATCTACGCGAAGAATCCGGTGCTCTACCCGGAGACCGCGCTGCACAGCGTGTTCCTGTTGCTGGCCCGTCCCGGCACGCCGCTGGAAGAGCGCAAGGAAGCGATTCTCGAGCGCATGATCGCGATTCCCGACTACCTCGCAGTCGCGAAGAAGAACCTGCAGCAGGTGCCGGATCAGTACCTGAACATCGCCGCCGACGTGACGCTGAGTGCCCCCGGCTTCGTCGAGGAAGTGTGCCGCACGTTGCTCAAGAACTTCCCCGGTGAGGGCGAGCGCATCGAGCATGCCGGTTCGCGGGCGCGCAAGGGCTTCCTCCAGTACCAGCAGTTCATCGATCAGGATCTCGAAGCGAAGATCGGCGGCACGTTCGCGATCGGCGAACGCTGGATGAACTACAAGCTCGAGCGCGAGCACCTGCTGGCGCTCGACTGCAAGAAGCTCGACGCGCTGGGGCGCGAACAGGTGACCAAGGTCACGGCCGAGCTCGAAGCTGAGGCGCGGCGCGTCGACCCGTCCAAGACCTGGAAGCAGCAGCTCGAAGCCGCGAAGGATCGACATCCGGAACCGCTGCGTCTACGCGAGGCCTATGTCGCCGAACTGGAACGCGCGCGCGCGTTCGTGCAGGACATGCGGATCGCTCCGATCGGGGGCGAGCCGCCGCTCGTAATCCTCGACACCCCGGTGTTCGAACGCGCGACGCAGCCGCTCGCGACTTATCTGCCGCCGGCGCCGTTCGACGCCTCGCCGGCCGGCTGCCTGTGCGTGACACCGGCGGATCCCGCGCGTCGCAAGGACGAACAGCAGCAGCAGATCGAAGCGCATCACAACGCCGCGATCTCGCTGGTGTGCGTGCACGAAGGCTACCCCGGGCACCATCTGCAGTTCGGCCAGTCGTTCAAGAACGGCTCGCGACTGCGCCGGCTGTCACGCAGCCCGGTGACCGCGCAGGGCTGGGCGCTCTACTGCGAAGAGCTGATGGCCGAAGCGGGCTTTTTCACCGATCCGATCGGGCGGCTCTATCAGTTGCGGGACTTGCTGTGGCGCGCCTGCCGGGTCGTTGTGGACGCCGGGCTCCACACCGGGAACATGGGCTTCATGCAGGCGGTCGACTACCTGGTCACGACCGCATTGATTCCGCGCGTCAACGCGGTGCTCGAAGTGCGGCGCTACACGCTGCGCCCCACCGAGCCGATGAGCGCGATGATCGGCAAGCTCGAGTTGGTGGCTCTGCGCGACGAGACCCGCCAGCGCCTCGGCGAACGCTTCAACCTTCACGAGTTCCACGCTGCGGTCCTCGCCTCAGGGCCGATACCGACCGCGCTGCTGCGCGAGGAGCTCAAGCTGCGGATGCCGTAGCGGCGGCCTCACTCCATCCCTGGCGGCAACGGGAACATGCGCCGGTAGACCTCGGGCGCGTTCTCGATCAGCGGGTAGATCGGGCCCTCGTCGCCGCGTTCGATGCGAAGCGATGAGTTCGTCGCGGTCAGGCTCTCGATGTTCACGCGTTGAATATTCGAGCCGTAGCGGGCGTTGACGGCGTCGATCAGCACATTGGCGAGGAAGCCGTAGCCCTGATCGGTCGGGTGCACACCGTCGAGGCTGAACAGTCCGCCGGTGATGAACGCGGTCGTATACGTGCGGCCGTTCCAGGTGAGCCCGGTGGTCGCCGCCCGCTGGAATACTCCGGCGAGATCCACGAGCGCCATGCCGCGCGCGGCGGCCTGCGCCGCGATCGCGGCGTTGTAGCCGCTGAGTTCATTTCGCAGATTGGCGACTTCGGCAGAAGTCAGAACCACGGCATCCGGAAGCGGGACTCCCGTGCCGGGTGCGCCGGTGATATACGAACTCGAGCCGACCGGGAATCCGCGTCCGGTCGCGAGCAACGGGCCGGCGGTCAGGAGAACGCGACCACCGATGCCGATCGTCGTGCCGCTGCCGGGCGTGGTGTCGGCGGGGCTCGTCTGAACGCGCAGCGAAACGATGTTGCCGCCGTTGTCGCGGGTGACGGGCGAGAACGTGGTCGCGAATGGAATGATCGTGGGGTCCGGCACGTTGAAGAGCGCGAAGTTGGCATTGGGTGCCGCGGTCTCGACGGTGTCGAGCGCCGCGTTCAATGCGAATCCGAACTGCGCCGAGTTGAGCACCGGAATGCCCGAGCCACCGGTCACGCGGCCGATCATCTCGTTCGCGCCGTACTCGAACGAGACGAAACTCGGACTCAGCCGGGTGAGCGTCTGCTCGATCGAGCCGCGGTGCCGCAGCACGAACGCGAAGTGCGCATTCGCGCGCGCCGGATGGTAGTAAGTCGTGGTATCGAACACGTCGCTCACCAGCGCGCCCGGCACGCCGAGATTGTGGAAGTCACCGGCGAAAGCGAGGTTGGTCGGCGCGCCGAGCGTCCGGCCGGCCGCGCTGATCAGTACCACCGGCGAAAGCGACTTGATCTCGAGACACGCCGACAAGCCGTCGAGCGACAGCCCGTCGCCATTGATGAACTCGCGATCGAACGTCGTCACCCCGAGCTGGCGCGCGAACAGACTCGCGTACGAGTTGATCTGGTGCCGATCGACGCTGCCGCCGGATTCGACGCCGTCGGCCAGGCTGGTGCCGAGCGCCACGTAGGTCGTGAAGTCGGCGCTTCCTGAATTGAAGTCGGGCCCCGAGAGGGGGTCGATCGTCGAGCAGCCGGCCACGATCAGTGCCGCGCCGGCGATGAGACAAGCGTTTTTGAAGCGCATGACGGATCCCCTGCGGGCTAGAAGTGGATGCTGAGGCCGATGCCGAGCACGTTGACGAACGAGCGGTAGTGACCGTTGTAGTCGTCGCGGTTCACGCCCTTGGTGTCGACGCGGGTGGGAAAGACGGCGAGTTCGTAGGCATCGAGCGTCGCCCCCTGGCCCCAGCCGAGCGGCAGGCTGGCGCCGACCGAGGCGCCGTGGCGATTGGTGTCGGGCAATAGCGGACTGACCGATTCGGTCGGTGCCGCGTGCTGGTCGAAGTAGTAGCCGAACCGATACGTCCACTTTTCGAGCCGGTGCTCGGCGCCGATGCGTACCTGCAGCGCGTCTTCGTACTCTTCGACGATGGTGCTGTTGACGCTCGGTGTTTGCTCGAAC comes from the Candidatus Eisenbacteria bacterium genome and includes:
- a CDS encoding DUF885 domain-containing protein, whose amino-acid sequence is MIETVRTFTALAEEFVELYLRHHPVEATRAGIHDYDRLLPNDTAEGLRERSVWLQDLEHRLVASVPWQELPVEHRADYGILRARLSALRADLDEVKIYAKNPVLYPETALHSVFLLLARPGTPLEERKEAILERMIAIPDYLAVAKKNLQQVPDQYLNIAADVTLSAPGFVEEVCRTLLKNFPGEGERIEHAGSRARKGFLQYQQFIDQDLEAKIGGTFAIGERWMNYKLEREHLLALDCKKLDALGREQVTKVTAELEAEARRVDPSKTWKQQLEAAKDRHPEPLRLREAYVAELERARAFVQDMRIAPIGGEPPLVILDTPVFERATQPLATYLPPAPFDASPAGCLCVTPADPARRKDEQQQQIEAHHNAAISLVCVHEGYPGHHLQFGQSFKNGSRLRRLSRSPVTAQGWALYCEELMAEAGFFTDPIGRLYQLRDLLWRACRVVVDAGLHTGNMGFMQAVDYLVTTALIPRVNAVLEVRRYTLRPTEPMSAMIGKLELVALRDETRQRLGERFNLHEFHAAVLASGPIPTALLREELKLRMP